The DNA region CATATTACCCTgtggaggagggcagggaggaggaagctGGCAGACTCAAGACTGAAGAGGAGGATacctccccccctcccaaaattcACCCCGTGTGATtacattcattttccttctaaCATGCCACAGATAATTCCCCACACCAATCAAATGCGTCTACCAAATTATTTACTGCACAGCTGAGCTCCTGGTTAACACAATGTAAGATATAAAAGATTTAggcacatttcagaaaaaaaagaaaaacttttaagCTGCTTCCACCCTAtcagcaaaactaaacacagttTTATGAAGAAGGTGGAGCACGACCACCGTCCCTCAGACTTGCCACCACATTGTACCTCGGATGAGGTCACCCAGGGGCTGTGCAGGTCTGGAATTGCTGATCTGACCGCGGGAGCTGTCTGTGACATCACACAGCGCCCGGTGCCGGGCCGGCCGGCTGCTCGCCCGCGGTTCCAGCAGCTCGGGCAGCCACCATGGTGCGTGGCCATACCACCTGCCACCACGCATGATGctcaccagcaccagctcacACAGCTCCCCAAAGCTCTCCCACCATGGACGATGCTGCGGTGCTTGAAAGGAAAGGTTACAGCCTGAGTGCCACGTTGGGAGAGGGCTCGTACGGCAAGGTGAAGTCAGCCTACTGCAACAAGTTGAAATGCAACGTGGCCGTAAAGATAATCGACAAGAGGAAAACTCCCCAGGACTTCCTGGAGAGATTTCTGCCCAGGGAAATAGCTGCTCTGAAACGCCTGCACCACCCATCGATCATCAAAACCTATGAGATCTTTGAGACATCAAGTGGGAAAGTGTACATCATCATGGAGCTGGGGGTGAAGGGAGACCTCCTGGACTACATCAAGATCACGGGAGCCATGAAGGAGGACTTTGCTCGTTTAAAGttccagcagctggcttctgCCATCAAGCACTGCCATGACTCAGACCTTGCTCACAGGGACCTGAAATGTGAGAACATCCTTCTCGACAAAGACCTAAATGTCAAGTTGTCAGACTTCGGCTTTTCCAAACCCTTGTCTCGGGATGAAAATGGGAGAACTATTCTCAGTAAAACCTTCTGCGGGTCTGCTGCATACGCAGCCCCTGAAGTGCTGCAGGGCATTCCTTGCGACCCCAAGATTTCTGACATATGGAGCCTGGGCGTCATCCTCTATACAATGGTCTACGCATTAATGCCCTTTGATGATTCCAATGTTAGAAAAATGATCTATATTCAGAAACAACACAGGATTCCCTTCCCCAAGTCAAAATACCTGACTACAGAGTGCAAGGACCTTATTTACCACTTGCTCCAGCCCGATGTATCTCAGAGGCTGTGTATAGATGAAGTTCTGAAACACTCATGGTTGCAGACTCCAAAATCCCACATCCCAACCCCTCTGTCAGCTGCAGAAACTGGTGAGTGTTCCCAAAACCTGCATGACAAAAAGCCTGAGCACAAACAGGAAGCCAAAACCCACCCTGCAGAACAGgaaggacagaaggaaaacGGGTCCTCTTAAAAATCGGTCCAACTTGTGAACTGCTGGTTTTCAACTTGAGCTTCTCTGAACCCTTTACGAAACACTCCTCGTCTTTTGCTTTACGAAGTATAGAAACACAAAATACAGTGCATCTGCTGAGCTGAACGAACACTGCTGTTTTAAAAGGCCTGTCTGATACGGTTTGCAGGGACCAGAAGTTACGGTCAAAAGCACATCAGAAAACTTTCAGGTCACAGTGCTGCTGACTGACACATTTCTCACACGTTTCTCAAGTTTCTGATTATACCAGCTGCAGAATTCAGTAAGTAACAGTGCAGGTTATTAGGATGTGTGAATTGATGTCTGGAACCGCATGCATACTTTTTTTCACAACATAACAATTCTCTTGACAGGTCCATTGAACACTCAGGAGCATCAGTCTGAACTCCACTTACATTAAACAGAAGCCCTCTAAAATTCTGGGTCATGTCTCAATATATACACGGTTATATCCTCTCTTCTGCAAAGCACAAGACCAAAGAAGTTTGACAAGCAGGAGGAAAGTCCAGTCCAACCTCTTAGGAAGGCTTACCACGTTTTATAAATAGATATATCTgtacagaaatgtatttaaacGCATGgccatcttaaaaaaaaaaaaaagagaaatatatctttaaaaaattatCGCTGTTTTCTAAGAGACCAGACTCTTCTCTGCCACTGCAGGAAGCATCCTTACGATACAGCAGCCCTGTGTAACACATCCGTGCAGTTCAGAGGGAAGTTATACCACAGCAGGAGATATTTTGCCTCCAAAAGCACATCACAAAGCTACTTCAGCCACATAGTCTAGACCTGGTCCCAGATCTAGtaactgctgctttctgctctggcAGCTGTACCTAGATACCCCTCACTACTGATGGCTTGTGACATCCAGCTTGCAGCCAGCTAAGCACAGACAGTTCGCTGCTGCCTTGCTGATGACTGGAACATTTAGAAGAAATCAGATGCCTTCCTTCTTTTAGGAAGCTGCAGTAAATTGTCTGTGATCGATGTCGTGTCTTGAGACACTGGTGTCTGAGATACTGTCCTAGACTGTGGGGTGACTGTGGGTGTCTGAGGCCCGCTTGCAGGGGTCTTGTAACCCGGTGTTCCCGtgtgggctggggaaggagtATAGCTGGCTCGCAGGGCTTTGTCAGTGTATTTACTTGCAGTCCTGTTTACGAGTCGCTGCAAGGCTGGTGACATTGCTGGGCTTAGTCCTTTTGGAGTGAGGCTGGAATAGAAAAGACAGTTTTAACAGATTTTACAGTAAAAATTTGCTATTTATCAGGAATACTATTGATGCTTCCATACGAGAGCTTGGTATCCACTCCCTCCACTGACCAGACCCACTGGCTGCAGAGGTCCTTCTGCCTGCAGGTAAATGCAGCCTGTCTCTCTAGAGAGAGAAGTAATGGAGAAACATCCAACACCCCTCCTAAACGTGACCAGCTCAGCCTGCCTTTTTCCTTTGAGCCTGTTCTGTCCCTCCTGTGGCCCAGCCAAACGAACCATATCGCATCTCCTCTTACTGCAGTGAGGCGAGACAGCGGCCAGGTGCGCTGCCTGGGTGGCGTGGGGCAGAACAGGAGCGAGTACCACAAATCACCACCACACACCTTCCCTTGGGAATTGAGTTCCTTCTTAAAGCTGTTGGCTTAACTGTACCTcttctgctcccagcactcttctcatccctcCCTTTCTGTGTATGTTGATTTATACCTCATCAGAAAATACCCCTTCCCAATTCCGCCATCAGAACAGAAGTCTCACCTGGCCAAGTTTTCTGTGACTTTTCGAAGAGCCTCTTGCTTCTTTGCTCGGTTTTTAGCTGCCACTTCATTGGCCATCTTGAGTCCTAACCTCTCACGACGCCCAGGCTCCAGAATCTATAAATACATCACACAGTTTATTTGTCAAGGCACTAGCATGAGTGCTGCATAGTGAAACAAAGCACCTCCACGGTCGGATTGCAGCTGACAAGGGCCTAAACCGGGGAGGAGCGGGATCAGCCCACTCTTCTCTGCTGCTACATAAAAGCCAGAGAGGACACAGAGACCTTCATCCTGCCTTTGCAAGTAACAAAAATGGTAAAACCAGTTCAGTCAAGGAAGCAGCCATTACCTCTGGCatttcctccctcctgctgtCTCTGGTAGACAAACAATGTCACCTGTGTCTTGCCTAGCCTGGCCCGTAGCCAGCCGGCTCTCAGGCGAACACAGCCATAGCTAAACACAGCAGGAAAACCAGTCAAGGACTTTGACGTCTGACAAAACAGAGGCACACACAGAAAATTACACCTTCCTTAAACTAAGAATCTCAGACAACTCATATTCAATGACACCAGCAGGGGACAGGTGGCATACAGGGTCAGGTTCCTTTAGCAAAGCCAGAGTACCTTCCCTACCCTCAAATGATAGAGCTGCCTCAGACGGTGACAGACAGAAGATCAAGACAGAATAAAAGCTTATGATTTCTGCCTGTTCATACATTAAAATCAGAGAAACCAGGCACCTCCAAAAGCCCCTTCATCTGGGCCCATCATCGAACTCTGAGTCTCACTCTCTTGCCAGCTGTGTGTTCCACCTCAGGTACCTTCACTAACTAGCTTTCACGTGCACCCATGTCCACCTCCACCCTCCAAGCAGAAC from Anas platyrhynchos isolate ZD024472 breed Pekin duck chromosome 16, IASCAAS_PekinDuck_T2T, whole genome shotgun sequence includes:
- the TSSK2 gene encoding testis-specific serine/threonine-protein kinase 2, with translation MDDAAVLERKGYSLSATLGEGSYGKVKSAYCNKLKCNVAVKIIDKRKTPQDFLERFLPREIAALKRLHHPSIIKTYEIFETSSGKVYIIMELGVKGDLLDYIKITGAMKEDFARLKFQQLASAIKHCHDSDLAHRDLKCENILLDKDLNVKLSDFGFSKPLSRDENGRTILSKTFCGSAAYAAPEVLQGIPCDPKISDIWSLGVILYTMVYALMPFDDSNVRKMIYIQKQHRIPFPKSKYLTTECKDLIYHLLQPDVSQRLCIDEVLKHSWLQTPKSHIPTPLSAAETGECSQNLHDKKPEHKQEAKTHPAEQEGQKENGSS